CTGACTGGCTCAGGCCAGGTGGGTAGGCAGTATAGGAGTTGGTATTCAAATATCTGTCTGGGCTGGGGGGCTCCAAAGCCCAACCTCCCACTGGTAAGAAGCTAGTCAGTCTGGTGTTCCAGGCTGCCTAAGGAGGAACTAGGGCAGGGTCCCAAGAAAGACCAGAAATGGGAGGAACCTTGTTGGTATGGATTATGGGATGGGGCTCACAGTTTCTTTCCAGAGTTTTGAGAGCTGGCAGTTTTCAGGTAGTGAGTAAATGTAGTTACATTGTTGACAGCAACTctgaaattactatttttcatcAGTGACTCAGGAAAGAACATCCTAAATCTTCTTTTACTTCCTAGAGGTCTAGGCAAACTTTTCCACACTCTGCTCTCCCTTCCACCTCACCCCTCAAAGCTCCCTGCTTGGAGAAAGAACAATTTGCACCTGTTTCcttcctaccccacccccagtctACCCCTACTCTGACAATCTCCCATGATCAACGGCAGATAGCAGACACACAGGCGTCTTTTAGTTCTTCCTCCACCCCTTTACTTTTTCCGGGTACCCGTGAGTCAGTTGGGGGAGGGCACTCTTACCCTGGTTGGTGGTTCTGTGACCTGGGTCTACCTACTGAAGGAATTCTCCTGGAAAATGGAACACTGCAGGTTTCTGGCTGGCCTGATCCTGGCTGTCCTCCTCTCCCGAGGTAAGGCTTCTCTAGGTGGTGGGGGCATCTCAAGAAACCCGAGAGGGATATTAGCACCTGGAGTGAGCTCCACTTGAAAATCCTTCTCAATGCTTCACTTCACCTGGCAGAGTTGTCAAGGAGGGCAGGGTTGGGATGTAGCACACGGTTTGGATTTGGGAAACAGGTTCTTGGCTTTGACTGACTCCGGCTAGGCGTGCATGTTGGCTTTCAATGTCTCTCTAAAGGCCTTGGGCCAGAGATCTGCAGGAAATGTGCAGTCTGTGGGGGCCTGAGCCTAGGGCTGGTAAGGGAGTGCTATTCATTCTAGAGCAGAAAGTCTCTGGGATCTAGGACTCTTAGTCATTTGGCCATCATTTGTCGCTACCTGTAGCCATGTCCCAATACTCAGGGGCATGCTTTAGGAGAAAGTTAACTTTAAattgagaaggaaggagggaatatCTGAGGTGGTAGGATGATCAACTCATCTtggtttgcctgttttttttttttttaagactttatccatctattcatgagagacagagagaggcagagacataggcagagggagaaggttccccatggggaacccaatgtgggacttgatccgaggaccccgggatcatgccctgagccaaaggcagatgctcagccactgaacacCCCAGGTGTCCTGGTTTGCTTGGTTTTAAAAGTGATAGTGTCTTATCCCAGAAACACCCTCAGTCTCAGGCAAACTGGGACAAATGCTTTGGGATATCTAGGATTTCCATTGGAAGCAAATCTGCATGGAAGGCATGACTGTAGGATGTGAAGCATCTGATGTACATGTATCTCTCTGATATATGCCCATATAATCTTGGTCTGCTGGAGAGGCATGAGAAACAGCTCttttggggattttccagagGATGCTCTTGTATTCAAATTGGTAACTGAATATGGAGTCAGGAAAAATCTGGATTGCGCTTTTCACTGGGATTGGAGATACAGATCCTTGTGCCTCTGTGGACTCTGGACATACTCTCAAAGTAATTCAGTGGATCTAGAAAGGCACTGTGCATACCTACAGTCCTTAAATTCCCGACAAAACTTCACTTGTGTGGAGCCCCAAGAatgaatttgataattttttttctgtcctcttccCCCTAAGCAAGGGTAGAATAACTAAAAATCATTACCTGGATTTTGCCCTGGGCCTCCTTCTGGATCACTGGGCTGGTAATTCATACCAGCTTCTCTCCTATCCTAACCATCACTGGTCCCAGGAAAGACTTTAGTAGTGAGAGTCCCATTTTCTTGGTAGCTGTTGGGGCAGGggcaaaaagggagagaagaggatgaGAAATTAAAGCGGAAGGGTTGTAGATGGCTGGGAAGCAGAGTTAAAAGTTTTGTTGGTGGGCGCCTGGATGgctagtcagttaaatgtcttcctttggctcaggtcatgatctcagagtcctgggatggagccccgtgtggggctccttgctcagtggggagtctgcttttcctctccctctgcctctcctcccctgctcgTGCATTCTCTCTATCtcgaatagataaataaaatcttagaaaaaaaaagttttgctggAGAACAAATGTGGACATTTCCAGCCGAGGAACATTCTTCTGTCTTTCCATGTCTCTTTGGTGCTTCAATAGTCTATGCTTTCCTTCTACTTCTAATCAGTGGTCTGAACACATTCCCAGGAAGGTTCTTGGATCAACCAGCTTCCATGGTTTCCTCTTTTGCTCCATGTCTGTCAGGGTTTGTGCTCTGCTTGGACTGAATTCTTGCATCCTTCCTGGTTCTTGTAGTTCATGGGGAGCCCCCCAAAGCCTTTTTCTTGggacttctttctctctcactggaaACCATAAATTGTCCTAGACTTAGAAAGCggtccttttaaaatataaacttcagCAGAATCAGGCATCTGCTACAGACCAAACAGCTGGCTGCaatcattgttttttgtttttgttgtttgttttctccttagTGAGCCCCTTCAAGGTATCTGTGGAGGAACTTGAGGACAGAGTGTTCCTGACTTGCAACACCAGTGTCCTAAGGATAGAGGGAACTATGGGAATACAACTCCCACGCAGTAGAACTCTGGACTTGGGGAAACGCATCCTGGATCCACGAGGAATATATCGGTGCAATGCGACAGAAGAACAATCCGACAAAACACCTTATATGCAAGTATATTATCGAAGTATGTGCCTTTTGGACTCTTTGAACTGAAATGGATGGGACCTCTGGATATGAGAACCTTAGAGCCAGAGGGCACTATGGTGGACCAACCTGTTCTCTAAACAAAGTGAAGTAACTCTTGTAATGGTGTGAGCCAGACTTTGGAACTTAACTAGCAGAAAAAAACAGTAGGGGCCTTGTGACTCAAGCAGTAAAATCTTGGTTAAGAGAGttgtttggggtgtgtgtgtgaatgggtgatgggcactgaggggggcacttgacaggatgatcactgggtgttattctgtaagttggcaaattgaacaccaagaaaaaataaatttattatatataaaaaaagagagttGTTTGGCCTTACTGCCTTGTTTACATTCCTGCAAAGCTGAAAGTACTTCTTGGCTCTTCTCAGGGATTCCTTGGGATTAAGGGCAGAGGTGGATGTAGCAAAGGCATCAGCAGGCCTTTATCCAGGGGTCTTACTAAAGTTTGAGTCTTAGTGTGAGGTTCTGGGGCTGCCCTAGGGGGCAGAGATGGTTCCCTGGTCTTGAAGGCTCTCCAGCTCTCCTCTTACCCTCATTCCCCCATAGTGTGTCAGAACTGTGTGGAGCTGGACTCAGCTACCCTGGCTGGCATCGTCATCACCGACATAATCGCCACTCTGCTCCTTGCTTTGGGAGTCTATTGCTTTGCTGGACACGAGACTGGAAGGTCCTCTAAGTGTAAGTGGAAAGGacagagtgtgcatgtgtgtatgtacatgggTGTTGTGGGTATGAGCGTGCACCTGCTAAGAATGGGGCTGGCAATGGGTTGTGTCTCATCTGAGTCACTCTTGCGGTCTCCTAAGAACTCCTAAAACTGGTTGTTGGGAGACTTGTGCCTATATTGCTCATGCAGACTTCTGAGGATATGACCAGCTGTAGTCCTCCTGCAGTACTCATGGAGTCTCACTGTCCCATCCTCCTAGGCCCTTGATGACTCTTTCTCCCTGTTTCTTCTAGCTGCTGACACTCAAATTCTGTTGGAAAATGACCAGCTCTATCAGGTGAGCCTTGAGGGGAAAGAGACAAAATGGGAGGAGAATGGGAGGAGAATGGGAGGAGAATGGGAGGGGATGAAGAGGCTGATGCTAGATGTTATGTGTATGGATGAAGAGTCCTGGTGAGGAATTcatcccggggggtggggggcactgggaAATTTGGTATGAGCTCTCATCTCTGGGGCCGACTGGGGTCTTCACTAGGAGAATCCTGATCCTGCTTCACTGTTCCTCTTCTTACCTCCTAGCCCCTTCGAAATCAGAATGATGCTCAGTATAGTCATCTTGGTGAAAACTGGCCTCGGAAGAAGTGAACCTGAGACTGGTGGCTTATAGCAGTATCAGCTATCGACTGTACTTTCTTTCCTTGTTCATTCAATAAAGAagtcttatttcacttggcaGGTGCCTGGATTTTTCAAGACTCTTGGGCAAGGCATGGGAGTTGTCCTGACTTGGCTGAGCCCTTGCCTTCCCTGCTCACCTGTGTCCTTCCTTCATTGGTTCCAGTCCTTTGCCCCAGATGAACAGTGTGATGGGCAGTCTCCACTCCATTCTGGACCAGTGGGCTCCCTGGTGCAGGGACCTGGTGTTCCTGACCCAGGGGGCTTCCTGGGTGCAGGATCTCTTCCACCACACTTGTTGCTACTTGTTGCCCCCAGCCCCCTATTACAACCCCTTGAGGGCTTTGACTTCCTCACCACAGCCGAGGGCAGGCTGCTATGTTTAGATACATAGCCACACAGAGGTTTCCGTGACATCATGAGCAGAGGAGGTGGAAACATCAAGAGCCCAAGAGATCACTTCTCATCAAGACTTGGAGAGTATGTGTGACAAAGTCCCACTTCTGCTAAAGGGCTGGCCTTGGCTTTATGACCCCATGGAGAGGTAGCCACTAGCTATGAGGAGGTTTTAATGTAGGTCCATTCAGTACCCTTTACTGTGGTATAGAAGGTAccattcatcttctttttctcagAATCTGTCCCTGTCCTGCTCCTGCCTTCTGCATAATAAACTAAtatcagaaacttttttttttaaaatatggaacgcttcacgaatttgtgtgtcatccttgcgcaggggccatgctaatcttctctgtatcgttccaattttagtatatgtgctgccgaagcgagcaccagaaactttttttaaaaaaagattttatttattcgtgtgagacacacagagagaagcagagacataggcagaggaagaagcaggttccttgcggggagcccgatgcgagacttgatcccaggaccctgggatcacgccctgagctgaaggcagatgcttaaccactgagccacccaggtgcccctaacatcaGAAACTCTTCAGCCACTTGGAAACCTGGAACTTGAGAGTGAACAGGGCCTTGGGATATTTTCAATAGATGTCATCTTCAGCTACTGGGTTAGTGGTGGTTCTGAAACCTTGGGACCCTgaaggatttcttaaaaatatagacaCTTGGGCTCCACTCTAGGCATGTagcctccaggtgattctgaagcaGCCCCAATTCAGAGAGTCTCTGGTTTAGAGGAAGAACTGAGGCCACTGATTCTTTTGGGTCTATCTTCCATAGGGGCAACccatctttttgttctctgagttATGGTAATTGAAAGAACTTCAGGACCAGGGTTccccaaaagagaaagaattaacaCCACACAACCAGAGATCTGTATGATTCTGCCCACTATATTCCTGCCCACAGATGCTAATTTTGTTAGAAACAGAATGAACTTCCAATTTACACATGCTTCATTCATGGTTACGGCTCATTCCCACCTTTTACATTCCTACCTCTGTTGTTCTCTGAGGTCTGCCTCCTACTTTCACATTGGATCACTCCACCTTGGACAACTTTCCCTTGGCTTCTACTGCACCAGTGCTTGTATCCTTCCCACACCTTGCACTCTTCCCTTCACCTTGTATTCCTTGTGTGCTCTTCTATCTCCTTATACCTCTCACCAGTTCTCAACATGGCATATACTTTGGAATCTTCAGAGATTCTGATTATCTTGGGACTAAGGTACCAGGGCTTTCAGAACAGCTTAAAGTGATTTTATTGCGAAGCCAAGGTTGAGAAAACTGCCCTCCACCTGAGCCCTTCTGGAAACTTGTGTCcctttggttctctctctctctctctcttttttttttttgtggttttaacaAACAGCTTTACTGGGGCCCCTGAGTGGTTCAAAtggttgagcatgtgactctcgattttggctaaggtcatcatctcagagtcatgagattgagccctgagttgggctccacactcagtggggagtcagcttgagattccttctctccctctccctctgcccttcccccctactcatacttttctctcaaataaataaacaaacaaataaatattttatttttaaaaagactatgagagagagagagagagagagagagagagagagagagagagagagaatgagtagggggagaggaagagggagaggaagagggggaagcagactccctgctaagctgggagcctgacatggggctcgatccccagaactggagatcatgatctgagctggaaggagacacttaaccaactgtgccacccaagtgccccaataaatagatcttttgaaaaataaatagctttgtGTTCACCTCAGcagcacatatattaaatataaacagcTTTATTCAGGTAAACTGACGTGAATAAACTACGTATACTTAAAGTGTAAAATGTGATATTTTGTCATATGTATATCCTTGTGAAACATCACCACAATTAAGGTAATGAACATATCCAACATCTTGAACAGTTTCCTTGTGTTCCTTTGCATcctatccctccctccatcctctccctattcccccaccctccaggcaaccactgagctgctttctgtcattataggttagtttttgtttttctagatgtTTACATAAGtgtaataatataatatgtacCCCTTTTTGGGCTGGCTTCTTACACTtgagcataattattttgagattcatcaaaATCTTGGTGCATCtatcaatattttattcctttttattttccagtaaatagtattccattgtatagacaTACCACAGGCTGTTTATCCATCCACCTGTTAATAGTTTTTTGGGTTATTTCCTggttttggctattacaaataaagctgccatgaacattcacATATAAGCTGTTGTGTGGACATATACTGTTATTTCTGTTGGATACTCAGGAGTGGAATGGCTAAGATGCAACTTTTAAAGAAAGTAGTCAGGCTATTCtaagttatttgttttattttacttatttcttttattattattatttttaaagtttttatttacttatttgagagagagagaaccagagaaagcacaagaagggagaagagcaaggggagagggataagtagactccccaaggagcaggaagcctgatgtaggacttgatcccaggaccccaggataatgacctgagttgaaggcagacgcttgaccaactgagccacccaaatgcccgtCTAGATTTTTTGTAGTCCCATGTGAATTAGCTTCTCAGTTACTACAAAatgcctgctgggattttgatcaGGATCGTGTAGAATTTAAAGGTCAACTTGcaaagaattgacatcttaatgaTATcgactcttccaatccatgaatacatTTTTTGTCAGGTTTATcccttaagtattttatattttttgatgctCTTTTATATGgtgtttttaaactttcaattTCCAATTGTTGTTCATTGATAGTATCTAGAAAAACagttgtttttttgtatattgatcttgtaccCTGAAAACTTCACATATTAATCCACATATTAAttctggtactttttttttttatataaagtctGTCAGAATTTCTACATAGGTGATCAGGTTGCTTGTGAATAAAGATCATTTAACTTTTCCATTTCCAATCTGgatatattttacttctgttcCTTTGCTCATCACAgtggctagaacctccagtacaatgttgaattgAAGGGAAGGGAGGACATTCTTGCCGTATTTGTGATCTTAGGGGAAACGTGGTCTTTCATCATTAGGTATGATATTGGCCATACGTTTTTCTTACATGTTCTTTAAGAGGTTGAGgatgtttccttctctttctagttTGCTGGGAATTTTTAGTAAAAACAGTTGTTgaatattgtcaaatgctttttctgtatctgttgagatGATTATCTGGTTTTACTTCTTTAATCTGTTAATATGATAAATTACATTGGTGGCATGATCTATTACATCAATcttgcattcctgaaataaactATACTTGGtcattatatattattcttttaacatatataaaacatatattaacatatattaacatgtaaatgtttatatataaacatataaatatatgttatatatatttattatatataatttataaaaatatattttataagcatattatatatatatttatatatattttagtaaacTCTATcctcaacgtgggacttgaattcacgaccccaagatcaagagtcacaggctccaaTGACTGAGGCAACTGGGTggccctattctttttttcctttttatatattattagatTAAATTTATTTAGTGAAGAAATTTTGCCTCTCTTCCTAAGGGATATtggtcttcagtttttttttcttgtaatgttttgcctggttttgatatcaggatttgtcattagggttctccagagaaacagaaccaacaggctGTTAtataggaaagggaaaagagagcagagagagaaagagagagatttattttaaggaattggctcatacaATTGTGAAggttggcaagtccaaaatcaTCAGGGTGAACCGGCAGgttggagacccagggaagagttgATGTTGCAACTTGAGTCCAAAGACAGTCTAGAGATAGAGAGTTCCCTCTTCCTCAGAGGACCTcacgcatttttttttttttttctgtaaggccTTCAATTGATTAGATGGGGCTAATCACCCATCCACATGCTGGAGGATAGCCTACTTCACTCAGAGTCTGCTGATTTAAACATTATTCTCaactaaaaaaatacattcacgACAACATCCAGatgtgtttgaccaaatatctggacACTGTGGctcagccaagttgacacataaaatcaaccattACCATGAGTTTGGTCTCCATAGAATGAACTGGAAGtatttcctcttcaattttttggaggAATTTATATAGAatcagtattatttcttccttaaatattagGTAGATTTCACTTGTGAAGTCTTCTTGGTCTCaaattttctttgtggaaaggtTTTGAACTatcaattcaatttatttaatagctCACTGCTTATTTAGGTTACCTGTTTTGTCTTCGGTGAGTGGAGTTCCTCCCTGGGGCACTGTCTACAGCACCCATGGGGGCTAAATTACATTCATTTTCCTGTTATTGTTCAAACTTCTGCACTCTTGGCCACTCTTCTATAATTgcaagctccttgaaggcaaaaacaattttttttttgtctcccctTAGCACTTAGCACATAGCTGGTCTGCCCCATGAGTGATGAGAAAAGCCCTTGACCGAAGGAGTGCCTAAGTGATTAAACAcagagctttcttttcttttcttttcttttcttttcttttcttttcttttcttttcctttcttttcttttttttcagagcttTCAAGCCAAGAAAACGGTGAGAATTCTTTATGATCACTGTCAATCTCACAGAGCTGTTCAGAGCATTGGAGTTGGACAGTCTTGGCTGCTCATTCCTGTTCCGTCCCTCACTAGCTGTGCAACTTGGACAAATAAcaacctctctgaatctctgtagcctcatctgtagaatgaggacAACAACATCTATTTTGTCAACTTTGCTGAGTTATTGTAAAGATTTTAGGAGCAACGCATGGAGAGTGCTAAGGGTGATTTCTAGAACCTAGTCAGTGCTCACTAGACAGTAGCTGTTACTGCTTTTCTCACCCTGAGCCATCCCTCCCCTTCCTGAAATATCTGGGACAAGAGGCCCAGACTGCTGATCAGCAGCTAAAGATGGTTAACATCACAGTCTCCTTGTGAGCCTATGGTGCTGAGTGCACAGGGGGCAACAGGCATCCTTCAACAGGGACCAACAAATCTGTGGCCACGATCCCGAGACTGAATGTGAAAGGCATGTGGCACGTTGCTAACCACAAATGGCCCTTCATTGTGGCCACATGCATAAATAGCCCTGTGGTCAGTGGGGAGGTTTCTGGGTACATAGAGGGGGAAGGGGGTCCCTGGGGCTTCTCATAGTTCTGGCCTTCACTCTGAGCTAGCAGTGGAGCACAGGGTGCTAGGTGGGGGTGAGGCCCTCCCACCGGGCCCCACAGCCCACATCCGGGTGTGTCAAACCACAGCTGCCTTCTGGCTGCAGGCTGCTGGCTTGCAGGGTAGAGGGAGGGGTTATCTGCTCCAGAGCACCTCCTTCCCCAcggcagggcaggggctcagcCTTGGATCCTTCTCCCGGGCAGCTTGTGGAAATCggaccccccccaacccccaaactccccatccaccaccctcACCTGTCCTTGAAGgcttctgcttctgtccctctgtTTTCTGAACTGACAGCTCCATTGGGGACCCATCCGTCACTCTCTGTCATCTTTAAGATAAATTagttagggatacctgggtggctcagcggttgagcgtctgctttcagctcagggcatgaccgatcccccagtcctgggatcaagtcctgcattgggctccccgcagggagcctgcttctccctctgcctctgtctctgcctctctctgtgtgtttctcatgaataaataaataaaatcttttttttttttaaagataagtgaaaggactatttttttcctttctttctccctctcttttttatttcttccctaatGCCCTCTCCAAAGATACCAGGAGCTAACACCCCCACCAGTGGTGAAAACAGGTAGGACTTGCATTTGGGATCCTAGGGGAGCATTGAGTCAAAGGTGGGAGGATGTGAGGAACCAGCCTCTGAGGGCCTTCCAGAAAAGAGGCACAGCAACTCTTTCAGCCAAatacactttattattttctctctcagctGTCAAGGAGCCTAGCACAtttgtaaaaatgcaaatgatCATCCAGGGGCCTGCGGGCAGAGGGTGGCTCTGGGCCGACGTCATGGATGGGGCAGGACCTCTACCAGAGTTACCTAGTCCATCCCCACAGAGGGTCACCAAAGAGAGAGCTGGAAAAATGGAAAGGTAGGTGGGATAGTAAGGGATAGGGGCAGGTTCTGTCCAAGGGGGCAGTACGGAAGGGAGCAAGGATACCTCT
The Vulpes lagopus strain Blue_001 chromosome 10, ASM1834538v1, whole genome shotgun sequence genome window above contains:
- the CD3D gene encoding T-cell surface glycoprotein CD3 delta chain, producing the protein MEHCRFLAGLILAVLLSRVSPFKVSVEELEDRVFLTCNTSVLRIEGTMGIQLPRSRTLDLGKRILDPRGIYRCNATEEQSDKTPYMQVYYRMCQNCVELDSATLAGIVITDIIATLLLALGVYCFAGHETGRSSKSADTQILLENDQLYQPLRNQNDAQYSHLGENWPRKK